GAAGCCAAATGAGGGAAAAGTTAAAGGAGATACTATATATTGTTTAGTTTGGTACTTTGGATGCTCAGCTTTGATTAAAATCTTCAAATCTTACTTCAGTTTCTTGGAATTCACAAATCTTACCTTCCCTGCGGCCCTGTCCATTGACATCCTGGTCGTCAATGAGTAGGATTCGATAGCTAATCATACTTCAATTTCAAGAAATCCATGTATGAACTCTAACCTCTTTAATAATCTTCAAGTAAAATATTTGCAAACTCCAGGGCATGGATCCAGTATGAGCACAGATCCAAGTGACGGAAATTGGCATTCTTAAAGCAAATTTCCATCATTTGTCATGTGATACTTGATTGTAAGAGTACAATTATGGGCAACGAAATTGAAAAAATCCATAGGGAATTTTCAACATTTCATTAGACTACATTCAGTGTCTTTAAACCATCATTTAGTTCTTATGTATTGTAGACAAGTAGCTGCATCAATCACCTTTAAGATCAAGTCAATTGTAAGAATAAAGCTACAGAGCCTCTTCACAATTAGACAGGTTCGGCTGCATACATCTAACGCTCCCCTACACCCTGCTTAGCAAGAAGCCTCGATATAGGCACATGGGTTAGTGACATTAATTTGTCATTGTTCATGGGTAATGATTCTATATGTAATGTGTAAGGGGAGTCCCATGCTAGTGTCCATGGTAATGCTTGTAAACACCCAAGTCCCAAACGTCTTCTTAATAAATTCTTATTACCATCCATTATCCCTTCAGAGGTGGTGCTAGTGAGTAGCACAGTTTTAGCAAATATTTTACTTGAAGATTATTAAAGAGGTTAGAGTGATACAAAAGATATAGATACTTTACAAATCTACAATTTTACACAGTGATACAAAAGATATAAATTGTTACACCTGGCTCCCCATCCCACCCAATAGTATTCTTATAATCAAATAGAAACTGACAACGAAACCCTTTAAAAGACTGAAACATAAAGAAATCTGGGTATGACATTCCGAATTCTGATCCTTGGGTCCGAACATTTGTATTAAGGATCATCAAATAGATCTTGCAGATTTATTATCCATGAAGATCTTTCTATATAGTTTTGGACTTATATGGTGTGTGATAATGCGTATGATATGTTTTTTTGAACTTCTGATACTTAACAGTATGGCATGCATCTGAGTCTTTGATGGACTAATTATGCAAAATTAGGGCACTGGTTTTGTATACAAGTAGCCATGTGTGAGTCACGAGTTTTGTATCTGATATGTAACCCCAACTCATATACTGTGGTACTGTGTCAACATGGGTTGGCTGGAAATTAGTCGAGTCACAGGAATACAGGATACTGGCCCAAATTAAGGTTTTCCGTAATCTAGCTTCATTGTTCAGGTGGTTGATGCTGCCAAGAAGAGACCGGATATAATGGTGCAAGTGGGTTTAGAATACAGATACATGCCGCCAGTTGCCAAGCTGATAGAAATTGTTAAGGGCGGAGAAGTAGGCCCAATCAGAATGGTGTCAATAAGAGAGCACAGATTTCCTTTCTTGATTAAGGTTAGTGGTGCTGCAATTTTCATGAACCAATCAGGCACTCACTGTAACCCCTGATCTTCTACCCTCTTTTATTGACCATGTATAGGTCAACAACTGGAATCGGTTCAATGCCAACACTGGAGGGACCCTGGTGGAGAAGTGTTGTCATTTCTTTGATCTCATGAGGTTGTTCGCTGGTGCAAATCCTGTTCGTGTGATGGCTTCCGGTGCCATGGATGTTAATCACAAGGATGAAGTTTATGATGGAAAGGTAGTCATTTTTCTTAGTAAATTGCTTATATTTGAATGATTTCCAAGAAATGAAAAATTGTGATACTTGCAacatatgatatgatatgattaTGAGGAACTAACAGAGTAACAGTAACCCGTACAATGCATTAGTTTTAACTCGTATCAACTTTAACCATACAGAATGGTCACGAGAAATGGTAAAGTTGCCTGAGTCTTTTCAGAAACTatacaaattaaattaataaattgtgCTTGGTGAAAGTTGCAATATGGAGATCATAACAACGTTGTTGATCTGAAGAGCAGGTACCTGACATCATTGACAACGCATATGTTATTGTGGAGTTTGACAATGGTTCACGAGGCATGCTTGATCTGTGCATGTTTGCTGAAGGGAGCAAAAATGAGCAAGAAATATCCGTAGTTGGGGATATGGGAAAGGTGAAAAACCTAAATGTTGAATCGACTCCATAATTCAAGTACAACATGTCCAAGTTGATGATTTATTTCAACCGAATCCTTAAAAAATCAGAAGTGGCATGTTGAGATTTTAATGTAATACTCCTGAATAAACGAGAATTTCTTACAGGGAGAGGCCTTTGTCCCAGAGGGCATTGTGAGGTTTGGCACCCGAGTGGACGGCAGGGATGGTGTGCAAACTATACAACAAGTAGATGAACGAATAAAGTAAACCGCTCTTTCTTTATATGTTGACCTATATTTGTAAAAAGAATGCTTTTCTAAATACTGACATTTCATTTCATTACAGATATGATGGATTACACCATGGTTCAAGCTTCTTGGAGCACTTAAACTTTTTGCATGCCATCAGAAACAAAGACACCCAGGCGCCTGAGGTGGATTTAATAGACGGGTTGATTTCGGTGGCTATTGGAGTCGCTGCACAAGTTTCAATTGAGAAGGGTAGGTTTGTTACAATGGAAGAGGTCTTGAAATGATTTGAGGTCGCTGCATAATCATCAGTTTGTATACTTTTATTCTACCAGTAGACTCCTCTATTGTGCGCCTATTTCTGTGTTTATTACTAGGGAGGGAAGGCTTTGTAAATATATGAATAATTTCTAAgaaatcctaacacttataaaagcTTCATACTTGTAAtactattcacccaatagtgTTGTTACATATATGCCCTTGATTTCCTTCTTAGTTTTTTTTGTCTTTATCCTTATCAATAGTTAAAGGTCTGTTTTAACCTTCTTCACTTAATGTTGCCACGAGTCATCTTTGATCTAACGCAACTCTGGTTTCGTCACCCTCGCCTCTCCGTATTTCTTCGGTTATGTCCTCTTCTCTTCAATGTCGTTCCTCTTCCTCTTTCGTACTACAAATTACTCTGTTTTCTTCGCACCTTTTCCTCATCTTCTATGCGCTGCCTAAAAATTACTTTGTTTTTTTAGGACATCTCACATGACGTTCGTTTTGAAGGGCTCCATTTACCCGATCTGACATCTCTCCGTCGTCGGTACATTTTAGCAATTCTCTCTTTCCTCTTTTTCCAAAGTTTCAATATTttcagtttttatttgattaatgCCATTTCTaattatgtactccctccgtttctttttgtttgttacgtatttcttgtagtgtgtttcacaatgtttgttacatgggagaatctttccttttataaaattattatactatatattattttttgtgccaacttttaattttaattggtccaattttttcaactcattaaatttatttacaatttcccaaatatgttaagttagcaatctttgttcttttccattattggttcattttgataaataaaacattcttattggttgttgtagtgATTAGTGGATGAGGTTTTatttgggtttatttttttaataaaaaagaaaaagaatctttattatacgttaataaacgtgcaaaattcCAAACGTAACAAAAAAAACGGATGGAGTAGCATCTAATTCTCTCTCTTCTGGGAGATATCTTCTTAACCCCCAATATCGTCAACGCCCAGGCACATTATTCATAGCTTCATTTCTCAGATTTCTTGTTATTATTATCGGATTAATGACTGATTTTGCTTCAATTAAATATctaatttcaataattttgGGGATGATTAGTAATTCAATTGATTTGCTTTTTTGGAATTTGACTCCCAAAAATCCATCAGATTATTTTGTGTACTAATCTCATTTTGATTTCCCACAGAAAAACTTTGATACATCAGCTCTCGCGAAGACGGACAATATCAGGGTAATTCTGGGTTTATCGAAaaatggaaaataaataaataggtaTAAACCAGTTGAAGGCTCATATGCTACTCTGTATTACTAAAGATGATCGATGCAACTCTTGCAAGGTtaataacattattttttttcataatttgatttttattctaGGTTttttttagttctgtttctAATAGGGGATAAACTTTGTATAGTCGACGAATTGGATAACGGTTCATCAGGCGATGATGGAGATTAAAGATGGAGGTGGGATGTTTCGTTGTTTAGATTaggatttttttgttttaaaggacTTTCTATAAACATGTTTGTGtgagaaatgaccttttataagaAAAGTGACCATTTGGGAccttaaacttttttttttttttgttgactaAGACCAACTGCCGAAATATGTGAGTTGACTCTTGTTTCACCCATTGACTTGCACGCGTGGCCACCAGAAACCAACACGTGGCAttaaatgtaaaaaaaaattaataaaaaatcccAAATTCCCTCCAAAACCATAACTGACCCCATTGTTAACTAAAACCCCCCCAAAAAaatagtttctctctcctctacttTCCCTTGACGCCATTGATAGCTTCAGAGAAACTtcgaagcaacaacaacaagtaCCTTCTCCGGTAGAATTACGCACCAGGGAATGTGATTAACACCAACCCGAATTAGGTTTGTGTTTTTCCCTCTCAAATTCTTCcctaattttttgaattttgcctcacaagaattagggtttttcaatttttcctaaaaacGATTTGGGGGTTTTCTGATTCTTAATGTTTGTGTGCTTTAGGATGTATTTGTCTcaacaaaaagagaaaatttGTGCTTGTGGGTTTCCGTTGTACAAAGAACATTGTGGACAAATGAGAAAATGACGTCTTTGCCTTTGTCCTTCTTTTTACCCTTTCTTTCACCCTTCTTCACCATTTTTACAGAATTTTCAGAGCACAAGGACAAAAGGACGAATATTAATAATTGGGAATCCTTTATGGGTTCTTGAGAAcgatagaggagagagaaatgacaGGGGAGAGAGATAATTAAATGATTACCTGAACTTAAATTCGCTGAACTTAATTGAACATTGATGATGCTTCACCTTCCAAGCATTAATGGCGTCGAGGGaaagcagaggagagagaagatatcgATTTTTTTTAGATTTAACAAATGAGGTCAGTTATGGTTTTGGAGggaatttgggattttttttttcccaatttAATGCCACCTTTCGGTTTCCGATGGCCACGTGTGCAAGTCAATGGGTGAAACAAGAGTCAACTCACATATTCCGGCAGTTGGTCTTAGTACAAAAACAAAGTTTAAGGTCCCAAATGACCACTTTTCTTATAATAGGTCATTTCTCACACAAACAtgtttataaaaggtccttttaaacaaaaaaatcatttagaTTATGATATTAATTATGATATTCTATCTCGTTTAATTGGTTCGTGTAATTTACTCTATTTCGTTTTGTAATTTGTTGGAACAAACATTGTTAGAACTTATTTAATTTTCTCATAAATGATATTCGTTATCTAAATTAATCACATTAATTCCACTAATTACTTTTTCTATCTTTGGACCGCATGTTAAAACTTATTGTTGTAGCATTAATTTTAGGTATTGTGGCTAGGTTTTTTTTCACGAACGTGGAGGAGTTTGAAATCTCATAGGAGATGTCAATCTTTTCGCTTGTTATTGTACCTTCAAACTATTCATCGCACCTACATTGTAACATATTTATGATTTTGTATTGTCTATTACAATAAATCTAATTTTAGCATACCATCTCTAGCATTTATCATGTTTCTTGCATTTACAATAAATCGTAAGTTCATGTCTTTTGCGTAATATTTATAcaaaataattttgtataccttgggggatcgtgcgcgctagcgcacggtccaacaactagttatcAATAAAACTGTATAGTGAATTTTTCTTTTAGCAATTGCAAGCTTTGTAGTTTATTGTTGAAACTTCTAAATATCTAACACTACGACAGAAAatgcttttaatagcgcttaataATGCTTTTAACAGCGCTTCTTGAAGCGCTGTTGATAGCTccgctattaaaagtaaaaggtacCTTTAATAGTGCTTTTCAAAAGCGCTGTCATATGTTATGTtaggataattcaaatgtttaTTTCATAGCACtttataagcgctattaaagaaaCGATGTTAAaggttttaaattattttatagtAGCGGGTGTATATGAAGCGATcaaagttatttatattttatatatatatagtagcggttgtatatatatatatatatatatatatatatatatatatatatatatatatatatatatatatatatatatatatatatatatatatatatattttaaatatacCTGAAAAATATTTCATTTATTGCCACACAATAGCACCATATATTGAAGAAAAGTAAATAGttgaaaattaatttccaaaacTCCATTAAAAGTATTTTTGCAATTGTCACCCTAGTAAAACTGATTACAtagatataaaataaaattctaaataTTAAACTACGTAAATACATTAATTTAATAGACTTATGCTTTTTGGTTCCTTCAACATAACCTATCTATTATAGGGTCGCTGAACAACATAGTGCACTCATTCGGTTCTTACTTCGTCATTCTGCTCTGTCATAACTTGGAAACTGACAATCTGAAAAgtaaaacaatggggtataAGTATCCATACATATATAGAAAGGGAAAAAACCCAAAAGAATTACTATTATCATAAACAATAAGTGCCATACTTGAagaaaaaaatttgaacttcaCATTATAGGAATAGATTATGATGCCGTTGGAAAAGAATTGCGGATAATGCCTTGCTGATTTACAGGGTAGTCTTAAACATTTCAGAGGTCCTATGCTATTCACAAAAATTGGGCCCCTAAATTTAAAATATgtccatttttttcattttaactaTGTTAAATATGCAGTAcagtgtaaaaaaaaaagtagtactttatatttttttgttaaGAAAAACCATACCAGGAGGCAAGAGAAACTGCAAAAGTTCTGACTTTTGACTTTCGAGTTAACAGATACTCCATATGAAGTTTCCATTCACAAATATTAGGTAGGAGAAGCTGTTGCAGCTCTAAACCTTTACATAACTGGGATGCAGAGCTAGGAGAAGCTGCTGCAGCTCTAAACCTttactacaaaaaaaaaaaaaacatcagtAATATATTCCATACATTTTCAGATCAAACCAataaaataatacgaagtatatgaaatgcTTACTTGTATTTTTAACCATTTTGTGTTCATCATCAACTTTGTGGCAAACTCCCTTTCACTTTGAAATTGGAAAAGTGCTCTAAAGATAAACAAAAATTAAGACAAGACcattaattgattatcatataaaatttaattaaagtcAAGCAATGGTTGTTAATTAAGCTCACTTACGTGTTAACGATATGATTTCAAGTAAATCCCCAAGGATGCATTTTTCGGTTCCTATAAATTCAAGAGTAATATTATAATAACAAGAATAGACTGACTGACTAGCATCAACGAGTGCGTGGATGTGTTCAATTAAGAAGGTTTTTAAGTATGTAAGCACCCGTATCAGAGTAACACATGTAATATTTTGACAGAATCTGACAGTAGTTCACTCAAGGAACAAATAACGGTGGAAAATCAGTACATCAGATTGATTAGTAGCTAGATCAGTAGATCAGTATTTAATCAGCATTCAGAGCAGATCAATTATTCACATCAGCAGATCAGTATTTAATCGCATTCAGAGAAGATCAGTATTCACATCAGCAGATCAGTAGATCAGTATGCAAAGGCAGCAGATCAGTATTCACAGCAGCATATAAGTAGATCAGCAGATTAATATTCACAACAGCATATTAGTAAATCGGTAGTCAGTATTCACAGCAGCATATCAGTAGAATAAATTAGCATAAAAAAGCAGAACACCACAATCACAGAAGAAAAAATTAGCATAAACAAGCAGACATATTAGCATAAACAAGTATAACAACACAATCATAGCCACTGGAGTGGTTTAAGTCCCTTCATATTTAGTAATGAAAGAGACAAATACGAACTCACTGAGAAACCACTTCTATTTCCCAAAAATGATCTTTTAATCAATACATTCACCAGGAAGAAAATTCAGCTGGACTGACACTTGCTTAACTTCATGATTTCAGAAACTAATAGAGAAATTTAACCATGACTAAGTCATATACAGTAGAATATTAACAAGAACAGAAGAATCACCCCTGCAATAAAAAAACTACAGTCAATGGCTATTACCACAGGATTTCGTGCTTAGCTGAATACAAATCTAGGTTCACTGCGTTGTACTACCATCCTCCCCAAATTAGTTTATTTAGAGAGGGATCTAACCTTTAATATTTCTGAAAATATGCAAAGCAAAATTTCcttaagataaaaaaaaaaaatgttataatCCTTACCGTCTCAGCACGGATAAAACCTTTCTCAAAGCCAGAATGGATAACTCCTGCAGCTTAGCTTACAAGAGTTCTGCAGAGTACTTAGAAATAAGAACTAGGGGGAAATTAACCGAGATATGTAAACTTTACTAGGCATAGCTCACCACCTTgcccttttaatttatttaaaatgttCCTTCCCCTTTTAATTTACTAGGCATAGCTCACCACCTCTCCTCTCTTGACAACTTGTAGTTTCAATCACCAAGGGCTAACTGTATTTCCAATTTCTTGATTATGGATTGTGTAACAATAAGAAAAGCACCTGGTATCACTGTTTAATTTGCAGATTATGCAACATGGATTATTTCACAGTTTCAGGCTTTCAGCAAGTCATTTGTTTTGCATTGCATGACAGCAAAATACTCATGGAAACATGTCAAGAAGCAAAGAACCTTTAAAGATTGTAACACTCTTCTACCTTGATTGAGTAAAATCGAATGAAAGCAAACCTTTTGTCTGACTATAGATTATTTTGGTATGTGGAAAGAGAGATTTCATTGATCAGGAAAGCAGTGAATAGTTCTTGCTATTTTGCTGGAGGATGAACTTCAATTCTGGGCGAGGAAGGGTTGTTTAGCAACCGCAAAACCCCAAAACCTATCATTAAACCCCATAACCCATAATTAAACCAAccataattgaatccaaatctccttccccacaaaaccaattcaagaaaattaattaacaataatCCCAAATCTCATACGAAAATTAAGAACAACATAAATTAACAGAATTTCGCAAATTCTATGGAGATTACCTTGAAAATCGATTTCTCTGTCAGAATAAGAACCACCGGACAAAGGAAACGCCGCCACCTAAATCTCCACCAACCTTAATCGCCGCCATCTAAATCTCCACCACCCTTAATCGCCGCCGCGTGAAGGATTGTGGTACTGGTTTCGGCGTATATTGAGAGTCTTGAGATTTGAGGTTTCTGGTTTGGCAGTGTGAAGAAGCGAGGGAATTAAGCGGTTCTTTTTTATTGGTTTTTGTTATaattgttttccttttttttcttatacGTTGTAATAGCGGTTTTTGAAAAAGCCCTATAATAACAATAGTTATATAATAGCGCGCTCGGTTAAATCGCTATAATATGTGCACATGTGACAGCGTTTTTCTTATAAGCGCTATGATATGTTATTTTTAATACGTTTGATAGCGATAGAGGCAAAAACGCTATTAAAAAAACGCTATTAAAAGCCATATTTGTAGTAGTGTAACTTTCAAGTGCATAAATGGCTTAATGACACTGAAGCAAAAGTACATTTCTCTTGATGTAATTTGACCTTGTTTAGGGGAGGGGGAGATTATAGCCCAATACCTGAGATTTGGCACGACTACCCATCACCCTATAGAATGTACGGACAAATCCTaaaacatacttcctccgtcttttaatactcgcaacgtttgtacTTTtaccactattcatataatatactttgactattcgtagtgttttttatataagataaaacatagtcatgtgagatcttgttaaattcgtctcaatatgtattttcaaaatatcaactttttatcatttttgcataaagagaatttaagatataaatgatcaaagttgtgcattggcatgcgtgtaACTAAGGAACGTTgcaagtattaaaagacggaggaagtatgtagtCAATGTTATTGAATATAACGTCCCCGTTACCTGAGAATGAACACGACTGTCCACTACCCTATTGAATGTAcagtcaaatttcaaaacatatACAGATTCCAAAACATATACAGTTAACGTTATTGAATATACCTCTTCATATGCGTTATGTGATTATATTTTCTTGTCAAAATTTGATAAGATTCATTAGTAACATACAAATCATATTTACTAAATATACAAACAATAATCGAATACTGGTCATGATGACTTCTAATGGATATTGGTCTATCACACCCCCTTGTTGGGTGGCTAGCTAAACTACCCCAAGTAAATCAATTAGCTAATACTAATCCAACACCTTAGTCTTTAATGGAATATCATTTGCAATTTGCTTTAAAATCATTGCTCACAACTTTTAAAAACTTTTAAATAGGGTAGACATTTGTTTACTCCCTGTTCtacattttttcttttttgagaaCAAACACTCTTTTATCTTCATGCGCTCATTCACCGATTTTTATATGATGTAAAATATCCAAGCACAATAATTTTTCAAACATATGAATCCAAAATTTACATTATATTAAATGtccattttcatttttcttcctcAAAAATCCTTTTACTTCTTTCTTTATTTTCCCTTCCCTTTGTTTTCACTTCCTCCAGTAACTCAGCAGACAGCAGGAGTATAAATCCTACACACAACGCTTGGCGCGCATTTGAAAAGCGAAAGCACAACTGAGGTTTGAAGCAAAACAACTCTGAGTTGTGAAAATGGAGGATGATGGAGAGAAATCAAGCTTTGTCATCGGCATGATTGAGAACAGAGCTAAAGAGGTATATCGCTCTCTCTCTCATTTTACAAAATTGCCACCAAGTTTTATCTTCAATCATCTGCAATTTCTTCTCGCTGTCGTAAATTTTGACGATTTAGGTTTTTGATAATCCTCGAATTTTAACTTTGCTGATTATACATTTGTTTGATCGCCGATTTAGGAACGCTTTCCACCGATTTTTTTTGAGAACTCTTGATTGCGACATGAATGCATGCGATTGCAAGTGTTAGAATTCGTTGCTAGTGTTAGCGTTGATTTTAATTAGTCTCTCAATTTGTGAGAGAGCGGAATGCGAACTTCAATGCGCACTATACTTCAATTGTTGAAGAACTTTTTAAAGATTATCTAACTGTGTCTTGTACGCATGCGATTGCAAGTGTTACCACTTACAAATAGTTCCTAGAGTTAACGCATTCACTTAGATTAGTCCCTCAATTTCGGAGAGAG
This Spinacia oleracea cultivar Varoflay chromosome 6, BTI_SOV_V1, whole genome shotgun sequence DNA region includes the following protein-coding sequences:
- the LOC110795734 gene encoding uncharacterized protein isoform X1 → MAAAAEEENNTVVKYGIIGVGMMGREHLINLYHLRDHGVSVVCAADPHPASLDSALDLAHSFNWSLQVFSGHKEMLDSGLCDVVIVSSPNMTHYQILMDIIAHPKPHHVLVEKPLCTTVPHCKQVVDAAKKRPDIMVQVGLEYRYMPPVAKLIEIVKGGEVGPIRMVSIREHRFPFLIKVNNWNRFNANTGGTLVEKCCHFFDLMRLFAGANPVRVMASGAMDVNHKDEVYDGKVPDIIDNAYVIVEFDNGSRGMLDLCMFAEGSKNEQEISVVGDMGKGEAFVPEGIVRFGTRVDGRDGVQTIQQVDERIKYDGLHHGSSFLEHLNFLHAIRNKDTQAPEVDLIDGLISVAIGVAAQVSIEKGRFVTMEEVLK
- the LOC110795734 gene encoding uncharacterized protein isoform X2, whose product is MFLWRSLFAPLYPIANSFIVQVVDAAKKRPDIMVQVGLEYRYMPPVAKLIEIVKGGEVGPIRMVSIREHRFPFLIKVNNWNRFNANTGGTLVEKCCHFFDLMRLFAGANPVRVMASGAMDVNHKDEVYDGKVPDIIDNAYVIVEFDNGSRGMLDLCMFAEGSKNEQEISVVGDMGKGEAFVPEGIVRFGTRVDGRDGVQTIQQVDERIKYDGLHHGSSFLEHLNFLHAIRNKDTQAPEVDLIDGLISVAIGVAAQVSIEKGRFVTMEEVLK